The window ATTGAAACCGATGGTTCAAGCCAGATGCTGTATTCGGCCTACCAGCTGGCTAAAAAATATCGCCTTCCCACAATTTACGATTCCTGCTATTTGGCTCTGGCCATGGCGCGAAAGGCCGAATTGTGGACCTTGGACAAAACATTCGCCAACGCGGTTTCCAGGTCTTATTCCAAAATCCATCAGATATAAAGAGAACAATGCCCGCTAAAGATCCAACAGCCGAAAAGGCCAAGGCGATCCGCTTAAAGAACAAGGCGATGATCCGGGCCGCCCTCGAGGCCGCGAAGGGGGCAAAGGCCAAGTACTTTTTCATCTACATCGACGCCGTGGAAGACAACCTGATCCCGGAGGTTCTTCCCAAGGGATTAAGCATCATTCTGGTCACCAAAAAGAAAAATCCCCCCACGGAAGCCACCAGGTGGCAAGGCAAAACCGCCGGCGGGCAGATCATCACCCTCCCCAAGCTCGCCCTCGGGCGCATCGGGATGATCAAGGTGGCGGTCATCCTGGCCATCTCGGCCAAACTGGTGGAGCCGGATGACATCCTTGTCTTTCTGGGGGGAAAGGCGGAACTGGGACAGCTTGATATTCTTTTGACCTTCAAAATCGGCGGGGAGTCGGAGATCATCACCGGCACCGATTTTGCCGACATCCCCGAAACGGTCAAGCCGGCCGTCTTCGAGCATGCCCTGAATCTCGCAATCGAATTGGCCAACAAGGGGCGCGAGGGAAAGCCGATCGGCACCATTTTTGTCCTGGGGGACGAAGAAAAGGTGATGCAACTCTCCAAGCAGATGAT is drawn from Deltaproteobacteria bacterium and contains these coding sequences:
- a CDS encoding DNA integrity scanning protein DisA nucleotide-binding domain protein translates to MPAKDPTAEKAKAIRLKNKAMIRAALEAAKGAKAKYFFIYIDAVEDNLIPEVLPKGLSIILVTKKKNPPTEATRWQGKTAGGQIITLPKLALGRIGMIKVAVILAISAKLVEPDDILVFLGGKAELGQLDILLTFKIGGESEIITGTDFADIPETVKPAVFEHALNLAIELANKGREGKPIGTIFVLGDEEKVMQLSKQMIMNPFKGYEEEERNLLNPALKETIREFSALDGAFVISGEGEVITAGRYLGAATDESEIPRGLGARHIAAAGITALTNAIAIVISESTGDVRIFRNGKVIMEIEKTTR